A genomic stretch from Theobroma cacao cultivar B97-61/B2 chromosome 4, Criollo_cocoa_genome_V2, whole genome shotgun sequence includes:
- the LOC18600733 gene encoding uncharacterized protein LOC18600733 has translation MENSSTVMKERLGFFEIIKDSLKIAFKNPNFILFTFLTSLPLFCFLVLFEIILQYVLIETGKILQEAADPFQIFGDGYERLVDIENLLGKVSSKVLLLGFIHLGIIHFLDLFNTIATVDVASIIYAGEKSISLKDMLCRPVKETRFKGPLITSICSLCLAFLILLGLLSFATYIYITSADVLFMMLFVVLFIALLAKFMEWSSIWNMGIVISILEEKQGDVALLVSSYLSRRNRAYGFFIMFGFFAWRLALRFSCLYQGWDNGGSTIVVTVGHIGLVCLANLFKWVAIMVYFYGCKKQSSYQYTDEEEAKFRNDLQAEPI, from the coding sequence ATGGAGAACTCATCAACAGTGATGAAAGAAAGACTAGGATTCTTTGAGATAATCAAAGACTCCTTGAAAATCGCCTTCAAGAATCCCAACTTCATTTTGTTTACCTTCCTCACTTCCCTCCCTCTCTTTTGCTTCCTGGTTTTGTTTGAAATCATCCTTCAGTATGTCCTGATTGAAACGGGAAAAATTTTGCAGGAAGCAGCTGATCCTTTCCAAATTTTTGGTGATGGTTACGAAAGACTGGTGGACATTGAAAACTTGTTAGGGAAAGTTTCTTCAAAGGTCCTTCTACTTGGTTTCATACATCTGGGAATCATCCATTTCCTAGACCTCTTCAACACTATTGCAACTGTGGATGTGGCATCAATAATCTATGCAGGGGAAAAGTCCATCAGTCTCAAGGACATGTTATGCAGACCTGTGAAGGAAACAAGGTTCAAAGGGCCTCTAATCACATCTATCTGCTCTCTCTGTTtagcttttcttattttactTGGGCTGCTCTCCTTTGCAACATACATATACATCACATCAGCAGATGTTTTGTTCATGATGCTATTTGTGGTGCTCTTTATAGCTCTATTAGCAAAGTTCATGGAGTGGAGTTCCATATGGAACATGGGGATTGTGATTTCAATCCTGGAAGAGAAACAGGGGGATGTAGCATTACTGGTCTCATCATATCTCAGTAGACGTAACAGGGCCTATGGATTTTTCATAATGTTTGGGTTCTTCGCTTGGAGGCTTGCTCTACGATTCTCATGCCTCTATCAAGGATGGGACAATGGAGGAAGTACGATTGTGGTCACGGTAGGCCATATCGGCCTTGTTTGCTTGGCAAACTTGTTCAAGTGGGTGGCCATCATGGTATACTTTTATGGTTGTAAGAAGCAAAGTTCCTATCAATATACCGATGAGGAGGAGGCAAAATTCAGGAATGATTTGCAGGCCGAGCCTATCTAA
- the LOC18600735 gene encoding putative cyclic nucleotide-gated ion channel 18, producing the protein MNSIIPSFRHLPSSSPPPRRPSTANAPTDFFLLWRYQIFDPDSDIVSYWNHVFLVICIMSLFIDPLYFFLPYVGGPACLRTDASMGVIITVFRSMADLLYLLNMLMKFRTAFVAPNSRVFGRGELVMDAREIAMRYLKSDFVIDLAAALPLPQFVIWIVIPTTRNSRADHANNTVALIVLLQYIPRLFQIFPLNQKIIKSTGVVARTAWAGAAYNLLLYVLASHVLGAIWYLCSITRQFSCWKMECARENASKLLACVPSFLDCNSLTKPERQYWVNVTNVLRNCDATNSLVDFKFGMFADAFTTNVASKNFIVKYLYCLWWGLRNLSSYGQNLETSIYIWENLFCIVICILGLILFALLIGNMQTSLQSMTVRIEEWRVKRRDTEEWMRHRQLPENLQERVRRFVQYKWLATRGVDEESILQSLPLDLRREIQRHLCISLVRRVPFFSQVDDQFLDAICERLVSSLSTEGTYIVREGDLVNEMLFIIRGQLESSTTNGGRSGFFNSIALRPGDFCGEELLTWALMPNSTSLPSSTRTVRALSEVEAFALQADDLQFFAHQFKRLQSKKLQHTFRYYSHQWRTWGACFIQAAWRRFKKRKMAKELITRESSFYYRSLSNPESYYIDDIEDEDENIERTSTDSPTNAQHLGATILASKFAANTRKGSNDQKVAVIDSSSNSLKMPKLFKPDEPDFSVDHEDG; encoded by the exons ATGAATAGCATAATCCCTTCCTTCCGCCACTTACCTTCCTCCTCCCCTCCTCCTCGACGACCTTCCACCGCCAACGCTCCTACCGACTTCTTCCTCCTATGGCGCTACCAAATCTTCGACCCGGACAGCGACATTGTTTCCTACTGGAACCATGTGTTCTTGGTCATTTGCATTATGTCACTCTTCATAGACCCTCTCTACTTCTTCCTCCCTTACGTTGGAGGCCCTGCATGCTTGCGAACCGACGCCAGCATGGGGGTCATCATCACGGTTTTTAGGTCTATGGCTGATCTTTTATACCTTTTAAACATGCTAATGAAGTTTAGGACTGCATTCGTCGCGCCGAATTCTAGGGTATTCGGAAGGGGTGAGCTTGTTATGGATGCGAGGGAGATTGCCATGCGCTACTTGAAGTCGGATTTCGTCATTGATCTCGCAGCTGCCCTACCACTTCCTCAG TTTGTCATCTGGATTGTTATTCCAACCACAAGAAACTCCAGAGCTGATCATGCCAACAACACCGTGGCTCTTATTGTTCTCCTTCAGTATATTCCGAGGCTGTTTCAAATTTTCCCTCTTAACCAAAAGATCATTAAAAGCACTGGGGTTGTTGCTAGGACTGCTTGGGCAGGAGCTGCGTACAATCTCCTTCTATATGTACTTGCCAGTCAC GTATTAGGTGCAATATGGTATTTGTGTTCCATCACAAGGCAGTTTTCCTGCTGGAAGATGGAGTGTGCAAGAGAGAATGCCTCTAAACTTCTTGCTTGCGTCCCGAGTTTCCTAGATTGTAATAGTTTGACAAAACCTGAGAGGCAATATTGGGTGAACGTCACTAATGTGCTTCGTAACTGTGACGCAACGAACAGCCTTGTTGATTTCAAATTTGGAATGTTCGCAGATGCTTTTACTACTAATGTTGCTTCCAAGAACTTTATTGTAAAGTATCTGTATTGTCTTTGGTGGGGTTTAAGAAATTTAAG TTCATACGGGCAGAATTTGGAGACAAGCATATATATCTGGGAGAATCTGTTTTGCATTGTCATATGTATTCTTGGATTGATTTTGTTTGCACTGTTGATTGGCAACATGCAG ACTTCTTTGCAATCAATGACAGTCAGAATTGAGGAGTGGAGGGTTAAACGAAGGGATACAGAGGAGTGGATGAGGCATCGTCAGTTACCTGAGAATTTGCAGGAACGTGTTCGCCGGTTTGTTCAATACAAATGGCTTGCTACAAGAGGAGTTGATGAAGAATCTATATTGCAATCATTACCCTTGGATCTCCGTCGCGAAATTCAGCGCCATTTATGTATTTCACTTGTTCGCCGT GTTCCATTCTTCTCACAAGTGGATGACCAATTTCTTGATGCCATATGCGAGCGTCTTGTATCATCTTTGAGTACTGAAGGCACTTACATTGTTCGAGAGGGCGATCTGGTCAATGAGATGCTATTCATCATTAGAGGGCAACTTGAGAGCTCCACAACCAATGGAGGAAGATCAGGGTTCTTTAACTCCATCGCGCTTAGACCTGGTGACTTCTGTGGAGAGGAACTGCTGACATGGGCGTTGATGCCAAACTCTACTAGTCTGCCCTCTTCAACTAGGACCGTCAGAGCCCTTTCTGAAGTTGAAGCTTTTGCACTCCAAGCTGATGACCTACAATTTTTCGCACATCAGTTCAAGAGGCTTCAAAGTAAGAAGCTCCAGCATACTTTCAGGTACTATTCTCACCAATGGAGGACATGGGGTGCATGCTTCATCCAAGCTGCTTGGAGAAGgtttaaaaagagaaaaatggcAAAGGAGTTGATTACAAGAGAGAGCAGCTTCTACTACAGGTCATTATCTAACCCAGAGAGTTACTATATTGATGACATAGAAGATGAGGATGAGAACATTGAAAGAACATCCACAGATAGCCCAACTAATGCTCAGCATCTTGGAGCCACAATTTTGGCATCAAAGTTTGCTGCAAATACTAGAAAAGGGTCTAACGATCAAAAGGTTGCTGTGATTGATTCTTCTTCAAACAGTTTAAAGATGCCCAAGTTGTTTAAACCTGATGAGCCTGATTTCTCTGTAGACCATGAGGATGGTTAG
- the LOC18600736 gene encoding aldehyde dehydrogenase family 2 member B4, mitochondrial — protein sequence MAARRLSSLLSLSSSATAATSLGSFGRFSRWGRGINSFSTSAAIDEPISPSIVIDHTQLLINGQFVDAASGKTFPTLDPRTGDVIAHVAEGDAEDVNRAVAAARKAFDEGPWPKLTAYERSRIMFRFADLLEKHTEEVATLETWDNGKPYEQAAKIEIPKVVRMFRYYAGWADKIHGLTVPADGQHHVQTLHEPYGVTGLIIPWNFPLLLYSWKVAPALACGNTAVLKTAAQTPLSALYVSKLFHEAGLPPGVLNVVSGFGPTAGAALASHMDVNKLSFTGSTATGKIVIGLASKSNLKPVTLELGGKSPFIVCKDADVDKAVELAHSALFFNQGQCCCAGSRTLVHESVYDEFVEKAKARALKRVVGDPFQKGIEQGPQIDDEQFKKILKYIRSGIESGATLESGGEQLGSRGYYIQPTVFSNVQDDMLIAKDEIFGPVQSISKFKDLDEVIQRANATSYGLAAGVFTQNLETANTLTRALRAGTVWINCYDIFDAAIPFGGFKMSGQGREKGIYGLSSYLQVKAVVTPLKHPAWL from the exons ATGGCTGCTCGAAGGCTATCCTCTCtgctctctctttcttcttctgctACTGCTGCAACTTCTTTAGGTTCTTTTG GGCGATTTTCTAGATGGGGAAGAGGAATCAATAGCTTCAGTACCTCTGCTGCAATTGATGAACCTATCAGTCCATCTATTGTAATAGATCATACTCAGCTCCTCATCAATGGACAATTTGTTGATGCTGCATCAG GGAAAACCTTCCCTACCCTTGATCCTAGGACAGGAGATGTGATTGCCCATGTTGCAGAAGGTGATGCTGAAGATGTCAATCGTGCAGTGGCTGCAGCTCGCAAAGCATTTGACGAAGGGCCGTGGCCTAAACTAACTGCTTAT GAAAGATCGCGTATCATGTTTCGTTTTGCGGATTTGCTTGAGAAACACACTGAAGAGGTAGCCACACTTGAAACTTGGGATAATGGAAAACCTTATGAGCAGGCTGCTAAAATTGAGATACCGAAGGTTGTACGTATGTTCCGATATTATGCTG GCTGGGCAGACAAGATTCATGGACTCACTGTTCCAGCTGATGGACAGCATCATGTCCAAACACTGCATGAACCATATGGTGTAACTGGTCTAATTATTCCATGGAATTTTCCTCTTCTGTTGTATTCTTGGAAAGTTGCCCCTGCTTTAGCTTGTGGGAACACAGCTGTCCTGAAGACAGCAGCGCAGACACCACTGTCTGCTCTCTATGTTTCCAAGCTTTTTCATGAG GCTGGACTTCCTCCTGGTGTTCTAAATGTGGTCTCTGGATTTGGTCCTACAGCAGGTGCAGCACTTGCTAGTCATATGGATGTCAACAAG CTGTCATTCACAGGTTCCACTGCCACAGGTAAGATTGTAATTGGACTGGCTTCAAAGAGCAATCTTAAACCGGTAACATTGGAACTTGGAGGAAAATCCCCTTTCATTGTATGCAAGGATGCCGATGTTGACAAGGCTGTTGAGCTTGCACACTCTGCCTTGTTCTTTAATCAG GGTCAGTGTTGTTGTGCTGGTTCTCGCACTTTGGTGCATGAAAGTGTATATGATGAGTTCGTAGAGAAAGCAAAGGCTCGAGCACTGAAACGTGTTGTTGGGGACCCTTTCCAGAAGGGGATTGAACAAGGTCCTCAG ATTGATGATGAGCAATTCAAGAAGATCCTCAAGTACATAAGGTCTGGCATTGAAAGTGGAGCTACACTTGAATCTGGAGGTGAACAACTCGGCTCCAGAGGCTACTATATTCAACCCACTGTTTTCTCAAATGTTCAG GATGACATGTTGATCGCTAAGGATGAGATCTTTGGTCCAGTGCAGTCCATCTCAAAGTTCAA GGATCTTGATGAGGTGATTCAAAGGGCAAATGCAACTTCTTATGGACTGGCTGCTGGCGTTTTCACTCAGAACTTGGAAACTGCCAACACCTTGACCCGTGCATTGCGAGCAGGGACGGTATGGATCAACTGCTATGATATATTTGATGCTGCAATTCCTTTTGGTGGGTTCAAGATGAGTGGACAGGGAAGAGAAAAGGGAATCTATGGCCTTTCTAGTTACCTGCAAGTTAAGGCTGTTGTCACTCCTCTAAAGCATCCAGCGTGGttgtaa